The DNA sequence ACACTATATTTGCTTGAGAAATTTTAGTGATAAGGGCTCGAGGAAACTCACAAAAGTCTCAGACTTGCATACTATTTGTGGAAAAAGGCTGTAATAGAGACCGACAGGATTTGACTGAGAAGTTTTTAGGTAAGAGGCTTCTACTCATGCTAAGGATAGTGGAACTTATGAACGGTATCTTAAAAATTAGGCGGAAAGTCTAATACTTGAGGTGTTTTTGGGGTATTTATTAAACTACTGAGGATTTTCACTAGAAATACTTTATAAGATAACAGTGATTTTAAGGCGCATTACAAACTATTTTTAAACACGTGAGAGCATCAGTTGATGTTCCGTCTAGTTTCTATGAGATCAGTTGACAAGGGTATCGGGTTAGGTGAAAAAGTAATTTTTGTTATCTGGAATAAATGAAAATGAAAAGAAAAAGAATTTTTTTAAGCCTGTAATGGTTAGTTTGAAATTTCATTAAACTAGGCTCAACTGTATTTTCATCTGAAACTAATTGTGTTAAGCTAAGTCTCGTTAAGTAAAAGTGCTTAGCAAAAAAATAAAAGGAGAATTTCTTATGAACACATTTGCAATTAATGATTTTGAAACAGTAGAATTGGTTGACTTAGCTGCCGTAGAGGGCGGGGGTGTTATTGGTGCTGTTATAGGAGGCGTTGGTGGTTATTTAGGCGGTTACCTTGAAGGAGCAGATGCAGGAGCGAGCATTGCAGATGCTTGGGGTGTTGATAAGCGTATTGGAACAGTCGTTGGTGGTATTATAGGGGGACAAGCAGGAGGCGCTCTAGGTGCTCTCGGTGGATTAGCTATTCCTGAGCCTTAATCATTAAAAAGTTCGATTTAAAATTTGAGCCAATCCTCTATGTTAGTGAGGGTTGGTTTTTTAATTGTATGGACTTTCAGTCTTTGCGATATTTTCAGAACAATTTGGCTTAAATAAAATCAAAATAGGATAAGACGACAAATCGTAGACAGTACTGAAGTACGGCAAGGTGAAGTCAACGATGATTTATTTTGATTTTTAAAGAGTATTAGTCTAGGGCTTTTCCCTTCCCTATGCGTGACAGACAAAAAAAGACCGTCATGGTCTTTTTTGTTTCTATGAGTAATTGATAGTTAATTCTTTTCCTAATGCTAATGCAATTTTTGATAATGTATCAATGCTGGTGTTTGCTCCGCGTTCTATCCGTGCTATTGTTGATTGTGGCACATGGGCCAGTTCTGCCAGTTCTCGCTGGCTATATCCTTGTGCTTCCCTTGCAAGCATAAGAGCTACGGCGTTATCCATCCTCTTTTTTTCTTGTAAATATTTTTTTTGGAACTTTTCGTCTTTGAGTTGTTCTGCTAAAAAATCATCAAATTTCACGGTTGTCATTTTTCTTTTTCTCCCTTTCTTCAAATTCTATTTTGAGTTGCTTAGCATGTTGGATCTCACTTTTTGGAGTTTTTTGAGTTTTCTTAGTGAAACCATGTGTAATTATATAACGGTCGTCTACGACGTGAAAGTATAAGGCGCGTTGAATATTACTAGAAACTTTTGAGCGTATTTCAAAAATTTCACTATCTAATCGTTTGACCCACTCCATTTTTTGAGAGATAAGTAAACCATAAGATTGAATTTGATCAATAATCGTTAGTAACTTATTCTTATCTTTTTGCGGCAATCCTTCTAAAAAATCTAGAAATTCGTTTCTTCCATTAGGCCTAACGTACAACTCGAACTTGGGCTTTTTCGTGCACTGATTATATCATATATGCGTTCAAAATAACAATAAAATCATTCAAAAAAGATTGAATCACTTCAACTTATAAGAATAATCCTTAAATCTAGGGTGAAATGAGGAGCTCGTATAACCTTACTGTCTTTTACAATTTTTTACAACCGTTTTCAGAATATTTGATTTATTTATGATACAATAACGATATAGATTCTTATTCTTTTTTATATAGAAAGGTCGTTCCAGTCATGTCGTTTGATAATATTGATCAATTGGCGGTCAATACCGTCCGTTCACTGTCGATTGAAGCTATCCAAGCTGCTAATTCAGGTCACCCTGGTCTGCCAATGGGTGCTGCACCAATGGCTTATGTTTTGTGGAATCGCGTGATGAATGTTAATCCAAAGACCAGCCGTTCATGGAGCAATCGCGACCGTTTTGTTCTATCAGCTGGTCATGGTAGTGCTCTTCTTTATAGTCTACTTCACTTGTCTGGCTATGCTGTCAGCATGGATGATCTGAAAAATTTCCGACAATGGGGTTCTAAGACGCCAGGCCATCCAGAAGTGGGACATACCGATGGTGTTGAAGCAACAACTGGTCCTCTGGGGCAAGGGATTGCCAATGCTGTTGGTATGGCTATGGCAGAAGCCCATCTAGCTGCTAAATTTAATAAGCCTGATTTTGATATTGTTGATCATTACACCTATGCTCTTAATGGTGATGGCTGCCTGATGGAAGGGGTTAGCCAAGAAGCTGCAAGTTTGGCTGGTCACCTCAAGTTAGGCAAGCTGATTTTGCTCTATGATTCCAATGATATTTCCTTGGATGGCCCAACTTCAATGGCCTTTACCGAAGACATTAGAGGCAAATTTGAAGCTTACGGCTGGCAGCATATTTTAGTTAAAGATGGCAATGATTTGGAAGCTATTGAGGCAGCCATCGAGGCGGCTAAGGCTGAAAAAGATAAACCATCGATTATTGAAGTTAAGACTGTCATCGGTTTCGGGGCGGAAAAGCAAGGAACGTCTGCTGTCCATGGTGCTCCATTGGGTCAAGAAGGCGTTGACTATGCCAAGAAGGCTTGGGGATATGATTATCCAGCCTTTACAGTACCGGACGAAGTTAAACGGCGTTTTGAAATTGGTATTCAATTCCGCGGTGAAGCGGCTGAAAATGCTTGGGCTACCAAGTTCAGTGAATATGAAAAAGCTTACCCTGAACTGGCAGCTGAGTATAAGGCAGCTTTTGCCGGTCAGCCAGAGTCCGTTGAGCTGGAAGCTCATGAGCTTGGTACAGCAGTGGCTAGCCGGGTTTCTAGTCAGTCTGCAATTAAGCAAATCTCAGCGCAGCTTCCTAATTTCTGGGGTGGTTCGGCTGATTTATCGGCTTCTAACAATACCATGGTTAAGGCTGAAACTGATTTTCAGGCAGATAACTATGCTGGTCGGAACATCTGGTTTGGTGTACGGGAATTTGCCATGGCGGCAGCTATGAATGGGATTGCTCTGCATGGCGGTACGCGTGTTTATGGCGGCACTTTCTTTGTCTTCTCAAACTATCTCCTGCCTGCTGTTCGGATGGCGGCCCTACAAAACCTGCCGACTGTCTATGTGATGACGCATGATTCAGTTGCCGTTGGTGAAGATGGCCCAACTCATGAACCAATTGAGCAATTGGCTAGTGTCCGCTCCATGCCTAATCTTAATGTTATTCGTCCGGCTGATGGTAACGAAACCAATGCGGCTTGGCAGAGAGCGTTGGCTGAAACTGACCGCCCAACCATGTTGGTTCTGACCCGTCAAGGCTTGCCTGTTTTAGAGGGTACCAAAGAAAAGGCAGCAGATGGTATCAACAAGGGGGCTTATGTTCTGTCAGAAGCCAAGGGTGATTTGGATGGTATCATTATTGCGACTGGTTCTGAAGTGAAGTTGGCTTTGGATACACAGGCTGCTCTGGAAGCTCAGGGTACCTATGTTCGGGTTGTTTCTATGCCAGCTCAAAATATTTTTGATGAGCAAGAGGCCACCTACAAAGAAAGTGTTCTCCCAGCGGCTGTAACCAAACGTCTGGCGATTGAAGCTGGTTCTAGCTTCGGCTGGGGCAAATATGTCGGCCTAGCAGGTAAGGCCTTGACCATTGATACTTGGGGAGCTTCGGCACCGGGTGGCAAGATCTTTGAAGAGTATGGCTTTACCGTTGATAATGCGATTGCTCTCTACAACTCTCTTTAATCATTGAGACATTAAGCTCATCTTAGGGTGAGCTTTTTATATTGAGATGAACGCCTATAAGTTGTGAAGTTGATACTTTTAAAACATGATGGCTGCTCTGTAAACCTTGGTTGTTTGGCTATCTCTTTTGATGAATGAGATGGAGTCAGATCTTTGTAATTTTTGATGTTGTGTCACTCTTATTCATGTTGCGGCACGATTCTTTTATAAGGCTTTCTTGTGAATTATCATTGACAAGACTTAGTAAATCTCTTACAATGGCTTTGTAATATATCTATAGTACAATATTTGATGCATAAAAGTATTGTCAGTCTGATTTTGAAAAAGGCCAGTCCTGCTTGGATTGGCGGAAAGGTTCTCTGCTTTTCCTTGTAGGAGGTAATTTATGATTGAATTTCAGCATGTTTCGAAACTCTATGGTGATAAAGAGGCTCTCAGTGATCTCAATTTGACCATCAATAACGGTGAAATCTTTGGCCTAATTGGTCATAATGGAGCTGGGAAAACGACGACGATTTCCATCTTGACATCGATTATCGAAGCCACTTATGGAGATGTGGTGGTCGATGGTCAGGTCTTATCCGCTAATCGGGATGCCATTAAGAAGAAAATTGGCTATGTTCCCGATTCTCCTGATATTTTCCTCAATCTATCAGCTAGTGAATATTGGCATTTCCTAGGGAAAATCTATGGTGTGGCAGACAGTCAAGTTGACCAGCGGATCGCGGATTTGACTAAAGTCTTTGACCTGACTCAGCAGCAAAATGATATTATTGACAGCTTTTCCCACGGGATGCGACAAAAGGTCATCGTTATCGGAGCTCTAGTGGTCAATCCAGATATTTGGATTTTGGATGAACCTCTGACCGGACTTGATCCTCAAGCTTCTTATGATCTCAAGGAAATGATGAAGCAGCATGCTCAGGCTGGCAATACAGTTCTTTTTTCTACCCATGTCCTGCAAGTGGCAGAGCAGCTCTGTAACCGCATTGGTATTCTTAAACAAGGGAAATTGATTTTTGTTGGTACACTTGAAGAACTTAAGGCTAATCATCCTGAAAAAGATTTGGAAACCATCTATCTGGAGATGGCCGGTCGGAATGCTGAAGAAGCAGATTCTTCTCTTGATAATGAGGAGGCAAGCCTATGAGTTGGTCCAATATTTGGGAACTGATAAAGATCAATATTCTCTATTCTAATCCGCAAAATTTGTCTCAGATAAAGAAAAGGCAGGAGAAGAATCCTGGTAAAAATATCACAGCTTATAAGAGTATGCTGCGGCAGCAAGGCGGATTGATGATTCTCTTTACTTTTGTCTATATCATCAACTTTGTAGTTATAGATTTTGGCCGACTACCAGGTTATTTCACCCAGTATGTTTTGATCTTCTTTTTGATGGCTGTTTTCAATGCTTTTTCAGCCATGTATGCCATCTTTTATGACAGTAAGGATTTGGGCCTCTATGCCCCCTTGCCTATAAAAAATACTGATCTCTATCTAGCTAAGGTAGTTTCCTCTCTAGGGATGGGGGCGGTGTTTTTAATGCCTTTATTGTCCCTCTTTATTTTGTTGGCCTTACGATTAGGAGGGGTTTTGCTGATTCCTCTGGGAATTCTTCTTTTTATCGTGGCTCTTGCTTCTTGCCTGACCTTGGCCTTGACGCTCAATCACTTAATCGGAGGCTTGGTTGTTAGGAGCTCTCGCCGCAAGCTCTTTTCGACTATCTTGATGATTCTAACAACCGTCGGAATTATGGGAAGTCTCTTTTATTTCTTAGCCTCAAATAATAAATTAACGGAGATGACGGGTAGTCAGATGGTTGACCGTCCCCTCATTCCTTACTTTAGAGGCTATTATGATATCTTAGCCCATCCATTTGCGCTAGAAACGGTTTATAATTTTTATCTGCCCCTTGTCCTAGTCTTGATTTTAACTGCTTTATTGGTGAAATATTTTATTCCTCGCTACTATCAGGAAGCCTTCTATACCAGTAAGGAACAAAAATCTAAGTCACAAAAGCAAAGGGGTTATAAGAATATTGGCTTAAGAGGAACCTTGGTTCGTCACCATTTATCTACCTTGCAAAATGCTACCCTGATTGTGCAAAGTATGATGACTCCCATTCTCTTTCCCTTGATGATTATTTTTTACTCCTTTAGTATTGATAGGAGCGTCATTGGTCAATTCTCGGGTGCCTACTTTGGCTTCGCTTGGCTGGCCGGTCTAGCTTTTGGCAGTTTGAGTGCTACGCCAGCCTCATTCCCAGCTGTTGGTCTATCTTTAGAGAAAGAAAACTACCTAGTTTTTAAGTCTCTGCCGATTAATTTCAAAGCTTTCTTGAAGCAGAAATATTTGGTCTTGGTTAGTCTCCAGATGCTTCTCCCTTGGTTGGTCAGTGTGGGTATTGGCTTTTATTTGGGAATTCAGCTTCCCCTTATTTTGGCCCTCGCCTTAGGCTATCTGCTGTCTGCTTTCGTTCTCAATGAATTTATGTATCGTAGAGACTATCGCAATCTGGTCTTGAACTGGCAGGATATAACCCAACTCTTTAATCGAGGAGGGGGGCAATGGGTGGCTTTTGCCTTCCTACTTGCTGTCATCTTTTGTGGTGGTGTGATTATTGGCATAACGGTTCTACTTACCTTATTGATGGGTGCCCTAGCAACAAGCTGTCTGGTTCTTTTAATCAGTTTGTTCATCTTTGCTTTTCTTCAATACCGAATCAACCGCACCTTCTGGAAACAGTTGGATTAAATATATTCTTTAAATCGTACTTATCGGATATCGGTAAAACGGGAATTATTGATTCGCTTTACTAGGCATGTGATAGGTCAAAATAATCTCTTGCCTGTTTAAGGGGGTGCCTGAAAATGGGACTGCATCCCAAGATAAGGACTCCTAACCACTGCGCTAAACTGTTATTACTGCAAAAATAGGAGGATGGAATACTTTTTTCCCAGCCTCATTTCAGCCTAATCTCTTGAAATTTGGGAGTGAGAGGAAGCCTAATTCTTTGAATTTATGACTTCTTTCCCACTCCCTTTTAGTGTATAATTAAGTGTATGAAACGTAATTTTACAGGCGTAAAGCGACTGGTCATCAAGGTAGGAACCAGCTCGCTTGTTTTGCCTAATGGAAAAATTAATCTCAATAAAATTGACCAGTTGGCTTTTGTCATTTCTGACTTGATGAATCAAGGCAAGGAAGTTATTTTAGTGTCTTCGGGAGCGATGGGTTTTGGACTCAATGTTTTGGGCAGGGATAAAAGACCAGCGGAAATCGCTCAGCAACAGGCAGTTTCAAGTGTCGGTCAGGTGGCCATGATGGGCCTTTACTCTCAGGTCTTTTCTCACTACCAAACCACGGTTAGTCAGCTCTTGATAACGCGAGATGTGATAGTCTATCCGGAGAGTCTGGAAAACTTTACCAATGCTTTTGAGTCTTTAATTAAGATGGGCATTGTTCCAATTGTCAATGAAAATGATGCTGTCAGTATTGAAGAGATGGACCACCAGACCAAGTTTGGCGATAATGATCGACTCTCTGCTATCGTTGCCAACATCACCCATGCTGATTTATTAGTCATGCTTTCGGATATTGACGGTCTTTTCAATAAGAATCCTAACATTTATGAAGATGCGGTCTTGCGAGACCGAGTGACGGAAATTACTGATGACATCCTTGCTTCTGCTGGCGGAGCTGGTAGTAAATTTGGTACGGGGGGCATGCTCAGTAAGGTGCAGTCGGCCCAGATGGTTTTTGAAAATAAGGGTCAGATGGTTCTGATGAATGGTGAGAATCCTCGGGATATCTTACGGCTTTTGGCTGGCGAGAAGTTAGGTACTTGGTTTAAGCAGGAGTATTGACTACTAGCCTAAGGAATTTTGGAAGGGAGCAGTCTATGACAGTCATTGAAGATTTAGGAAAGAGGGCCAAGCAGGCCAGTCGGGACTTGCTGTCCTTGAGTACTGCTGAAAAAAATCAAGTCCTTGGGGCCTCAGCTCAAGCCTTGCTGCAAGCAGGAGAAACTATTTTAGCTGAGAATGCTAAAGATTTGGCCTTAGCCCAGGAACATGGCATCAGTGCGGTTATGGAGGATCGCCTGCGCTTAACGGCTGAACGTATTGAGGCAATGGCAGAGGGACTGCGTCAGGTAGCTGATTTGCAGGACCCTATCGGTCAGGTTGTTCAAGGTTTTACCAATAGAGATGGTTTAAAAATCGTTCAGAAGCGGGTGCCTATGGGTGTGATCGGGATGATTTTTGAAAGTCGTCCCAATGTTTCTGTAGATGCGTTTAGCCTAGCTTTTAAAACGAATAATGCCATCATCTTGCGAGGCGGCCGCGATGCTATCCATTCTAATAAAGTCTTAGTTGGTGTGCTTCGCCAGGCCTTGAGAGAAGCGGGAGTTAACCCTGATGCCGTTCAACTTGTTGAAGACCCCAGTCATGCTGTAGCTGAGGAACTGATGCAGGCGGCTGATTATTTGGACTTGCTGATTCCTCGTGGTGGTGCTCGTTTGATTCAGACGGTTAAAGATAAGGCCAAAGTGCCTGTGATTGAGACTGGCGTCGGTAATGTCCATATCTATGTCGATCAGACAGCTGACCTCGATATGGCGACTAAGATCGTTATCAATGCTAAGACCCAGCGTCCCAGTGTCTGTAATGCTGCAGAAAGTCTAGTTGTTCATCAAGCTGTAGCAGGTGAATTTCTCCCTCAGTTAGCTCAGGCCATTAAGGATGTCCATCCGGTTGAATTTCGGGCAGATGATAGAGCTCTTGCTCTGCTGCCGGAGGCAGTTCCTGCTCAAGCTGAAGATTTTGCGACGGAGTTTTTGGACTATATTCTATCGGTCAAGGTTGTTGATAACTTGGAGGAAGCTATTGAGTGGGTCAATACCTACACTACCCATCATTCAGAAAGTATTATTACTCAGGACATCGCAGCTGCCGACGGTTTTCAGGAACAGGTTGATGCAGCAGCAGTCTATGTCAATGCTTCAACCCGCTTCACCGATGGTTTTGTCTTTGGGCTGGGAGCTGAGATTGGCATTTCTACCCAGAAGGTGCATGCGCGTGGTCCTATGGGCCTTGAAGCTTTGACCTCGACTAAGTTCTACATCAATGGTCAAGGCCAAATCAGGGAATAAGTTCATTTATTAAGGTCATGCCTAGGCATGGCTTTTTTTGGTGAGAAGTATTTGCCCTCTGTATTTTTTCATCAAAGTCGCCTATGCCCTTGTGGAAAGAGAGAATGTTTATCTTGAAGTCCAATGCTTTATCGCTAGCTTTCTTATTTTTCTTGAGGATATTTAAGGACTTAGTATCTTGTGAAATACTTGGGCATATCTGCTATATTTATGGTAAAATAAAAGTTATGACAAATGACTTTCACCATGTAACCGTGCTCTTACATGAGACAGTGGATATGCTGGACCTAAAGCCCGATGGTATCTATGTTGATGCCACACTTGGCGGGGCTGGGCACAGTACTTATTTACTGTCGAAATTGGGCTCAGAAGGCCATCTTTACTGTTTTGATCAGGATCAGACTGCTATTGATCATGCCCAGACTAAGCTCAAGGACTATGTCGATCAGGGGATGGTGACTTTCATCAGGGATAATTTTCGCAATCTCAAGGAACGCCTTGCTGAGTGTGGTGTAACTGAAATTGATGGTATCCTTTACGATCTTGGGGTTTCCAGTCCCCAGCTGGATCAGCGAGAGCGGGGCTTTTCCTATAAGCAGGATGCCCCTCTTGATATGCGAATGAATCAGGCTGCTGATCTGTCGGCTTATGATGTTGTCAATACTTACAGCTATCAGGATTTGGTAAGAATCTTCTTTAAATATGGAGAAGATAAGTTTTCCAAACAGATTGCTAGAAAAATCGAGCAGGTTAGGGAAGTCAAACCGATTGAAACAACGACTCAGCTGACTGACATCATCAAGTCGGCCAAGCCAGCCAAGGAATTGAAGAAGAAAGGCCATCCGGCTAAGCAGATTTTTCAGGCTATTCGGATTGAGGTCAATGATGAATTAGGGGCGGCAGATGAATCCATCCAGCAGGCTCTGGAGCTCTTGGCTTTGGATGGTCGAATCTCGGTCATTACTTTTCATTCCTTAGAAGACCGCTTGACCAAGCAGCTTTTTAAAGAAGCTTCGACGGTGGATGTGCCCAAGGGACTCCCTTTTATTCCAGAGGAAATGCAGCCTAAGTTCGCTTTGGTCAACCGTAAACCTATTTTACCCTCTTCTGAGGAGCTGGCAGTCAATAATCGGGCTCACTCGGCTAGACTGAGAGTTGCTAAAAAAATTCGAAAGTAGAGAATAATTATGGCTCATAATAAACAGGAAGAAAGAGCGGTTCGAGCAGCTTTTCAGAAGCGGTTCCGAAAGTTTTCCAGACTTGAGCTGGCTTTTTACGGTTCTATTATTATTACTGCTGTTTTGATGGCTGTGGGAATTATTTATTTGCAGAGCCGAAACTTACAAGTCAAGCAGGATATTACAGAGATTAACAGTCAGATTTCGGATGCTGAAACAGATCTGAATAATGCTAAGCAGGAGGTCAATGAGCTGACTCGCTCTGATCGTATTGCCGAGATAGCTAAAAAAGCTGGACTTAACATTGATAACTCTAATCTTGGAAATGTTGGGAGTAACAAGTAAGGCATGAAAAAATTGATTAATCGCTTTTTGTCTTATGTGACAAAAGACCGGCGAGGACCTCAGGCTAACCGGGAACGGGTTGGCCAAAATTTGATGATTACTACGGTTGTCATCTTTTTTATCTTTATCATTAATTTTGCGGTTATTATCGGCACGGATTCTAAGTTTGGTGTTAAACTGTCTCCCAAGGCGAGGAATGTCTATCAGACAACAGTGACTAAGGCTGCTAAGCGGGGAACCATTTATGACCGTAATGGTAATGTGATTGCTGAAAATTCAACTACTTATACCGTTTATGCCATTATTGATAAAAAGTATGTCTCAGCTAAAGGTGAAAAACTTTATGTCCAAAATAAAGACTTTGATAAGTTGACCGATATCCTCAATCAACAGCTTGGTATGGAAAAAGATTATATTAGAAAGCAATTGAATCAGCCAAAGCTGACTCAGGTCTATTTTGGATCCAAGGGAACTAATTTATCTTATTCGACCATGCAGGCTATTGCTGATGCGGCCAAGGATGCCGGCATTAAGGGTGTTGACTTTGATTCCAGTGCTAGTCGGCTCTATCCTAATGGAACGTTTGCCTCAGAATTCATTGGTATTGCCCAAAGTAAAAATGGCAAGAAGGGGGATTCTACCCTAGTCGGAGCGACTGGTTTGGAGGCTTCCATGAATGGCATTCTATCGGGAACAGATGGTAAGGTCACCTATGAAAAGGACCAAAATGGCAATATTCAATTCGGAACAGGAAAAAATGTCAAGAAAACCATAGATGGTCGGGATGTTTACACGACTTTGGATGCCACTCTGCAGACCTATCTGGAAACTCAGATGGATACTTTTATGGGAAAGGTCGGCAATGCCACAGATGCCAGTGCTACCTTGGTCAATGCTCAGACAGGTGAAATTCTGGCGACGACCCAGCGGCCAACCTATAATGCTGATACCTTACAAGGGATGAGCAAGGATGAAGGTTACAATTGGCTCAACATGCTCTATGGCACTAACTATGAGCCAGGTTCAACTATGAAGGTTATGCTTCTGGCTTCGGCTCTGAATGAAGGAGCCTTCAATGCCAACCAGACCTACTACAATGGTGATGGGATCAAGATTGCGGATACGACAATCAATGACTGGGCAGTCAATCAGGGAACATCGTCTGGTCAGACTATGACTCTGGCGCAAGGCTTTGCTTATTCGTCCAATGTGGGAATGACCATTTTGGAGCAACAAATGGGAGATTCTACATGGGGAAGCTATCTCTCCAAGTTCCGTTTTGGCTTGCCAACCCGCTTTGGAATGGATGATGAGGCTTCCGGCTCAGTTTCCTTGGACAATAAGGTTACTGCGGCCATGTCTGCCTTCGGGCAAGGGGTGTCTGTCACAGAAACGCAAATGCTGCGTGCCTTTAGTGCTATTGCTAATAATGGTATTATGCTGGAGCCTCGGTTTATCAGTCAGATCTATGATTCAGATAATAATACCAGCCGAGTTGGTTCGACTGAAGTCGTTGGTAATCCGGTGTCAGCAGATGCGGCTAGCCAGACTCGCGACTACATGGTTAATGTCGGAACGGACCCTACTTATGGAACGCTTTATTCCGCTTCAGCGGGTGCTCCAATCATTCAAGTTGGCAACTATCCTGTGGCCGTTAAATCTGGGACAGCTCAGTATGCCTCCGATGACGGAGGTTACGAGCAGGGGGAGCACAGTTATATCTACTCTGTTGTCGCCATGGTTCCTTCTGATGATCCTAAATTTATCATGTATGTAACCCTGAAAAAGCCTGAAAACTTTAGCGGAACATTTTGGGCTGATGTTGTCAATCCAGTACTGGAACAGGCCATGCTGATGCAGGATGAATTGTCATCAACCTCAGTCAGCTCGCAAGCTTCTTCAGAAACCAGTTATCGGATGCCGAACTTTAATGGAAAGAGTGCCGGCGATGCAGCTGTTACCCTGCGGCAAAATCTAGTTCATGTGGTATCCTTGGGAAATGGAAGTAAGGTCAAAAAAACTTCAGTCAAGGCCGGCAGTGATGTGAAATCGGGCGGTCAGGTCTTGATTTTGACGGATAAGCTTCAAGAACTGCCTGATATGTACGGTTGGACCAAGGCTAATGTCAAAACATTTGCTGACTGGATGGGAATCAAGGTGACATTCAAGGGTTCGGGAACCGTTACTAA is a window from the Streptococcus criceti HS-6 genome containing:
- a CDS encoding helix-turn-helix domain-containing protein; amino-acid sequence: MTTVKFDDFLAEQLKDEKFQKKYLQEKKRMDNAVALMLAREAQGYSQRELAELAHVPQSTIARIERGANTSIDTLSKIALALGKELTINYS
- a CDS encoding type II toxin-antitoxin system RelE/ParE family toxin; the encoded protein is MYVRPNGRNEFLDFLEGLPQKDKNKLLTIIDQIQSYGLLISQKMEWVKRLDSEIFEIRSKVSSNIQRALYFHVVDDRYIITHGFTKKTQKTPKSEIQHAKQLKIEFEEREKKKNDNREI
- the tkt gene encoding transketolase yields the protein MSFDNIDQLAVNTVRSLSIEAIQAANSGHPGLPMGAAPMAYVLWNRVMNVNPKTSRSWSNRDRFVLSAGHGSALLYSLLHLSGYAVSMDDLKNFRQWGSKTPGHPEVGHTDGVEATTGPLGQGIANAVGMAMAEAHLAAKFNKPDFDIVDHYTYALNGDGCLMEGVSQEAASLAGHLKLGKLILLYDSNDISLDGPTSMAFTEDIRGKFEAYGWQHILVKDGNDLEAIEAAIEAAKAEKDKPSIIEVKTVIGFGAEKQGTSAVHGAPLGQEGVDYAKKAWGYDYPAFTVPDEVKRRFEIGIQFRGEAAENAWATKFSEYEKAYPELAAEYKAAFAGQPESVELEAHELGTAVASRVSSQSAIKQISAQLPNFWGGSADLSASNNTMVKAETDFQADNYAGRNIWFGVREFAMAAAMNGIALHGGTRVYGGTFFVFSNYLLPAVRMAALQNLPTVYVMTHDSVAVGEDGPTHEPIEQLASVRSMPNLNVIRPADGNETNAAWQRALAETDRPTMLVLTRQGLPVLEGTKEKAADGINKGAYVLSEAKGDLDGIIIATGSEVKLALDTQAALEAQGTYVRVVSMPAQNIFDEQEATYKESVLPAAVTKRLAIEAGSSFGWGKYVGLAGKALTIDTWGASAPGGKIFEEYGFTVDNAIALYNSL
- a CDS encoding ABC transporter ATP-binding protein; the protein is MIEFQHVSKLYGDKEALSDLNLTINNGEIFGLIGHNGAGKTTTISILTSIIEATYGDVVVDGQVLSANRDAIKKKIGYVPDSPDIFLNLSASEYWHFLGKIYGVADSQVDQRIADLTKVFDLTQQQNDIIDSFSHGMRQKVIVIGALVVNPDIWILDEPLTGLDPQASYDLKEMMKQHAQAGNTVLFSTHVLQVAEQLCNRIGILKQGKLIFVGTLEELKANHPEKDLETIYLEMAGRNAEEADSSLDNEEASL
- the proB gene encoding glutamate 5-kinase; its protein translation is MKRNFTGVKRLVIKVGTSSLVLPNGKINLNKIDQLAFVISDLMNQGKEVILVSSGAMGFGLNVLGRDKRPAEIAQQQAVSSVGQVAMMGLYSQVFSHYQTTVSQLLITRDVIVYPESLENFTNAFESLIKMGIVPIVNENDAVSIEEMDHQTKFGDNDRLSAIVANITHADLLVMLSDIDGLFNKNPNIYEDAVLRDRVTEITDDILASAGGAGSKFGTGGMLSKVQSAQMVFENKGQMVLMNGENPRDILRLLAGEKLGTWFKQEY
- a CDS encoding glutamate-5-semialdehyde dehydrogenase, with the translated sequence MTVIEDLGKRAKQASRDLLSLSTAEKNQVLGASAQALLQAGETILAENAKDLALAQEHGISAVMEDRLRLTAERIEAMAEGLRQVADLQDPIGQVVQGFTNRDGLKIVQKRVPMGVIGMIFESRPNVSVDAFSLAFKTNNAIILRGGRDAIHSNKVLVGVLRQALREAGVNPDAVQLVEDPSHAVAEELMQAADYLDLLIPRGGARLIQTVKDKAKVPVIETGVGNVHIYVDQTADLDMATKIVINAKTQRPSVCNAAESLVVHQAVAGEFLPQLAQAIKDVHPVEFRADDRALALLPEAVPAQAEDFATEFLDYILSVKVVDNLEEAIEWVNTYTTHHSESIITQDIAAADGFQEQVDAAAVYVNASTRFTDGFVFGLGAEIGISTQKVHARGPMGLEALTSTKFYINGQGQIRE
- the rsmH gene encoding 16S rRNA (cytosine(1402)-N(4))-methyltransferase RsmH, coding for MTNDFHHVTVLLHETVDMLDLKPDGIYVDATLGGAGHSTYLLSKLGSEGHLYCFDQDQTAIDHAQTKLKDYVDQGMVTFIRDNFRNLKERLAECGVTEIDGILYDLGVSSPQLDQRERGFSYKQDAPLDMRMNQAADLSAYDVVNTYSYQDLVRIFFKYGEDKFSKQIARKIEQVREVKPIETTTQLTDIIKSAKPAKELKKKGHPAKQIFQAIRIEVNDELGAADESIQQALELLALDGRISVITFHSLEDRLTKQLFKEASTVDVPKGLPFIPEEMQPKFALVNRKPILPSSEELAVNNRAHSARLRVAKKIRK
- the ftsL gene encoding cell division protein FtsL is translated as MAHNKQEERAVRAAFQKRFRKFSRLELAFYGSIIITAVLMAVGIIYLQSRNLQVKQDITEINSQISDAETDLNNAKQEVNELTRSDRIAEIAKKAGLNIDNSNLGNVGSNK